DNA sequence from the Hoylesella buccalis ATCC 35310 genome:
GACAAACTGCTCGATGTCGGCCGTCGAGAGATTTTCAGAAACCGTGATGACCTGCACCTGGTTGTTCGTGATGTCGGGCGTGGAGTCTACGTTAATGGTTCGCAATGAATACACTCCGCCGCCGATGATGGCCGCCAACAGGAGTACCACCAGAAATTTATGTTGAATGGAAAAATAGATAATCTTGTTAATCATAACCTTGGTATGAACATGTACGACTTACAGCGGAACAGTTGTTAACAACTGCTCTGCCACTCGATAAAAACAATGGGTTATGATAAGGTGGGAGGTCCCCTTCGTCCACTCGAGGTTACATGTGCCTCAAGCAACCGGGCGATGGATTCGGGCGTTTCGCCAACTGGCGAGACTATCTGCACGTGCGGGTATGCGTCGGCAGCGTGGGCGCACAGCCAATGAGGTTGCTGCTGCGCCACTTGGATGATGGGCTGCGCATGCTCGTCGCCCTTAACAATGTGCCTGATTTGCTCTACGGGACAGTTGTCTGCCTGCGATTCCTGTCCGGAAGAATGATGGTGCGTGTGGCGGTCATTGATTTGACCGTCAGTCTCGCACCTCTCTTCCACGAAACAAACCTTGCCCAGGTGGTGATAATGGGGCACGGCCAACACCAGCAACACCATGAGCATTGCCAGCCAAAGACTTGCTATGAGCGCTTTTCCCCGTATCATGATGCAAAGGTAGCGAAAGATTGTTGCAACTCAGTTGCAAAGTGCTCATTTACACTGTTTTTCAATAGCATTGACTTTGAACGCCAAAGTCATGTGAATTGGACACCAAAGTCAATGACTTTGGGTGCCAATATCATTGACTTTGGTTTTCAAAGTAGATGCGCTTGAGCACTCTCTTATACAGATATTCATAGAACGTACTGATTGTCAACACACTAACCGTGTTCTCGAATAAAAAAATAGGCTTTGCCACCAGCACATTCGCATAACATGGCCATTTCATTTAAGGGTTCTTGTATTGAGCAGCAAATGATTTTTTTTGCTAAAAAGCAACCGCTTGAGTGGAAGAGCTGTGACCTCTGAATAAATATTCACTACGCCTTTTCAGTTAAATAAAGTTAATATAGTAATTACTTATAGTACTATGTTTTGCAAGGTACTTATATTTTACCTACTTTTGTGACATCAACTTGAAAAATTGATGATTATGAATGTAGACAATGTAAAATCGCAAATGCGCAAGGGAATGCTGGAATACTGCATTCTGTTGCTGCTGGAAAAGCAGTCGGCCTACACGTCGGACATCATTCAGCGGCTCAAGGAGGCCGAACTGCTGGTGGTGGAGGGAACGTTGTACCCGCTGCTTACGCGACTGAAAAACGACCATTTGCTGAGTTACAAATGGAAGGAAAGTACGCAGGGGCCTCCGCGAAAATACTATATGCTCACTGAGAAAGGAGCAGTCTTCCTCCGCGAATTGGACAAGGCGTGGAGTGAGATTGCCGCCACCGTCAACTATCTGAAACAACCTAAGTAAGTTCTATTTATTATTCAACCAGTCATTATGAAAAAGAAT
Encoded proteins:
- a CDS encoding PadR family transcriptional regulator — translated: MNVDNVKSQMRKGMLEYCILLLLEKQSAYTSDIIQRLKEAELLVVEGTLYPLLTRLKNDHLLSYKWKESTQGPPRKYYMLTEKGAVFLRELDKAWSEIAATVNYLKQPK